In Rutidosis leptorrhynchoides isolate AG116_Rl617_1_P2 chromosome 2, CSIRO_AGI_Rlap_v1, whole genome shotgun sequence, one genomic interval encodes:
- the LOC139889930 gene encoding uncharacterized protein, translating into MISEQGSIDSGHTSWSCTLDNSNTYSSKAMATKIDNIILPRPNVGDATIRNNLIPQKIGIFVWRVLKGRIAVKQELAKRGIYLGNLSCPICNDTPESIDHALFSCKLAHEVWTGIHNWWKIIIPTSCDLKTLLVNTTYANLPSRL; encoded by the coding sequence ATGATATCGGAGCAGGGATCAATCGATTCGGGACACACCTCATGGAGCTGCACACTCGACAACAGCAACACATACTCCTCAAAGGCTATGGCAACCAAAATTGACAATATAATTCTTCCAAGACCTAATGTGGGCGATGCAACAATCCGCAACAATTTGATTCCACAAAAAATTGGAATCTTTGTTTGGCGTGTTCTAAAAGGAAGGATCGCTGTGAAACAGGAACTAGCAAAACGAGGTATTTATTTGGGGAATTTATCTTGTCCAATCTGTAATGACACCCCCGAATCAATCGATCATGCCTTATTCTCGTGTAAGCTTGCACATGAAGTGTGGACCGGTATTCATAATTGGTGGAAGATCATCATACCTACGTCTTGTGATCTCAAAACGTTGCTGGTTAACACGACTTACGCGAACCTTCCAAGTAGACTCTGA
- the LOC139893383 gene encoding heavy metal-associated isoprenylated plant protein 31-like, which yields MVEVRVPNLDCHGCASKLKRALFKLKGVEEIEIEMEMQKVVVKGFGLDEKKILKAIKRAGKAAEPWPYPGYSSHFASFYKYPTHIANQYYYDRNETAGHNLHTFFHTPSVYSVAIASDEAVASLFSDDNPHACSIM from the exons ATGGTGGAAGTGAGAGTTCCAAATTTGGATTGCCATGGTTGTGCTTCAAAGCTAAAAAGAGCTCTATTTAAGCTCAAAG GAGTGGAAGAGATAGAAATAGAAATGGAGATGCAGAAAGTGGTGGTAAAAGGCTTCGGATTAGATGAAAAGAAAATTTTAAAAGCCATAAAGCGAGCCGGTAAAGCAGCCGAGCCGTGGCCTTATCCGGGTTACTCATCTCATTTTGCTTCGTTTTACAAGTACCCAACTCATATTGCTAATCAATACTACTATGATCGGAATGAAACTGCTGGACACAATTTGCATACTTTCTTTCACACACCATCGGTTTATTCTGTAGCTATTGCCTCCGATGAAGCTGTTGCGTCGCTTTTTAGTGACGATAACCCTCATGCTTGTAGCATTATGTAA
- the LOC139889929 gene encoding uncharacterized protein, with the protein MAEELDAEEAVNEDRVRKRRVYLRRDREEAGKNLHIHYFSEHPTYLDRWFRRCFRMSRDLLLRIQYDILSYDVEPLPSHFEYFKQKRDALGRLGFTTEQKITSALHQLAYGTAADMFDEYLQMSEATSIICLNMFCKCVLQLYVDEYLRKPTSGDIARLYSAHEEKHGFKGMLGSIDCMHWQWRNCPVAWKGAAGANNDVNVLNQSSLFDDIKNGNAPFAPFTVNGQEYMNGYYLADGIYPDWATLIKAYSTPTDEPRAKFKQFQKSARKDVERTFGVLQGRFHILQMAGRPHSVNKLRRILYCCVLLHNMIVEDNGFNITWIEEELLATDEANPNYVRNRSTSHDVREQEIRDRNVHDQLRHDLTEHIWSLPPNFRTMNG; encoded by the exons ATGGCCGAAGAATTGGATGCTGAAGAAGCTGTCAACGAAGACCGAGTTCGAAAGCGTCGAGTTTACCTACGTAGAGATCGTGAAGAAGCAGGTAAAAATTTACACATACATTATTTTTCAGAGCATCCAACTTATCTTGATCGTTGGTTTAGAAGATGTTTTAGAATGAGTAGAGATTTACTTTTACGCATCCAATATGACATACTTAGTTATGATGTAGAACCTTTACCTAGTCATTTCGAGTATTTTAAACAAAAAAGAGATGCGCTTGGTAGACTAGGTTTTACTACTGAGCAAAAGATTACATCTGCGTTGCATCAATTGGCGTATGGTACAGCAGCAGACATGTTTGATGAATATTTACAAATGTCTGAAGCCACATCAATAATATGTCTAAATATGTTTTGTAAGTGTGTTCTGCAACTATATGTTGATGAATATTTGAGGAAACCAACGAGTGGAGATATAGCTCGTCTCTATAGCGCTCATGAAGAAAAGCATGGTTTTAAGGGAATGCTTGGAAGCATCGACTGCATGCATTGGCAGTGGAGGAATTGTCCAGTTGCTTGGAAAGG TGCTGCGGGTGCAAACAACGATGTGAATGTTTTGAATCAATCTTCATTATTCGATGACATCAAAAATGGAAATGCACCATTTGCTCCATTTACTGTTAATGGTCAGGAATACATGAATGGTTATTATTTAGCTGATGGGATTTACCCCGATTGGGCAACATTGATCAAGGCATATTCGACACCAACCGATGAGCCACGTGCAAAATTCAAACAATTTCAAAAAAGTGCACGTAAAGATGTGGAGAGAACATTCGGTGTTCTTCAAGGTAGATTCCATATTCTACAAATGGCTGGACGACCACATAGCGTGAACAAGTTAAGAcgaatattgtattgttgtgtgctATTGCACAACATGATAGTCGAGGATAACGGGTTTAACATTACCTGGATCGAGGAAGAATTACTGGCCACTGATGAAGCAAATCCTAACTATGTAAGGAATCGCTCTACAAGTCATGATGTACGAGAACAAGAAATACGAGATAGAAATGTTCATGACCAACTTCGACATGATCTTACTGAACACATTTGGAGCCTTCCCCCAAACTTTAGAACTATGAATGGTTAA